The Engystomops pustulosus chromosome 3, aEngPut4.maternal, whole genome shotgun sequence region tcctatgatttgtaaagcgctatggaatatgatggcgctatataaataaagattattattattattatggaggcagtgaactagtagtagattaaaggtgctgcagttaaaactatgttagttggatcttgggatggagctggcgctccgcttccaggcgagctttcgccaatccaagcccctgtctctaggctactccccaaacagcacttctaagaaccttttgtataagatcaagtgtagtagcgttcttataagtttgggatatggcgggtgaggggaatgtaaacagatgcgtaagaagcgctgaaataatatcggtaaatgataaaagtttgccagtatattttgtggattacacagcagggtggcgacaaagttaacaactttgatttggaatgccctgtaatagctcttgggcggtgtgccttttatcgcctaggctcagcagtttgagcaccgcctgctgtcgcttagcgacggcactgctgctgtgcctagagctaccgactgatggcgccatgcccacggatggtaattcggaggaggtggaggaggggtggaaggaggaggaggtatagtaggcctttgagacctggaccgaggtaggccccgcaatcctctgcgtcggcagtatatgaccagccccagggtcagactcggtcccagcctgcaccaagttaagtgtagtagcgttcttataagtttgggatatggcgggtgaggggaatgtaaacagatgcgcaagaagtgctgaaataatatccgtaaatggtaaaagtttgccagtatattttgtggataacacagcagggtggcgacaaagttaacaactttgatgtggaatccatgaaaacaacccaaatttctgcctgacacacctcgtttgataaggggacgatgtatggaggcagctatatggacgacttttggaggtagcaatggagacaacgtgtggaggctgctatggagacaatttaatttggatagtgcctgtatgtggcagtccaaaaaagttttcaaaccagaggagcaggtaggtggccctccagaaaaatgaaatagattgagtgcctgtatgtggcagtccaaaaaagttttcaaaccagaggagcaggtaggtggccctccagaaaaatgaaatagattgagtgcctgtatgtggcagtccaaaaaagttttcaaaccagaggagcaggtaggtggccctccagaaaaatggaatagattgagtgcctgtatgtggcactcccaaaaattgtttaaaacagaggaccgggtaggtggccctccagaaaaatgaaatgcataaagtactttagctagagccagtgggccctggcaaaaaatagccagtttcctctgctttagtgtacaaagaggaggagaagtaggaaaatgaggaggaggaggagtgcataaattattcaggttgagcttccttcacctggtggagattggaaattatgagaaatccaggctttattcattttaataagcgtcagcctgtcagcgctgtcagtcgacaggcgtgtacgcttatcggtgatgatgccaccagctgcactgaaaacccgctcggacaagacgctagcggcagggcaggcaagaacctccaaggcgtacagcgccagttcgtgccacatgtccagctttgaaacccagtagttgtagggagctgtgtgatcatttaggacgatggtatggtcagctacgtactccctcaccatctttctgtaaagatcagccctactctgccgagactggggacaggtgacagtgtcttgctggggtgacataaagctggcaaaagccttgtaaagcgtacccttgccagtgctggacaagctgcctgctcgcctactctccctcgctacttgtcccgcagaactacgcactctgccgctagcgctgtcagaagggaaatactgtttcagcttgtgcaccaggacctgctggtattcatgcattctcacactcctttcctctccagggatgagagtggaaagattttgcttgtaccgtgggtccaggagagtgaatacccagtaatcggtgctggaataaattctttgaacgcgagggtcacgggataggcagcctagcatgaaatctgccatatgcgccagagtaccaacgcgtaagaattcactcccctcactggcctgactgtccatttcctcctcctccaactcctccaactcctcttcttctgcccatacacgctgaacagtgaaggactgaacaatggtccactCTTGTgtttcgccaacattctcctcctcttcctcctcatactcctccacctccacctcctccgatatgcgctgagaaacagacctaagggtgctttggctatcaacaagggaatcttcttcccccgtctcttgtgacgagcgcaaagcttccgacttcatgctgatcagagagtttttcaacaggccaagcagcgggatggtgaggctgatgatggcggcatcgccactgaccatctgtgttgactcctcgaagttactcagcacctgacagatatcagacatccacgtccactcctcattgtagacttgaggaagctgactgacctgactacccgttctggtggaagttgacatctggcagtctacaatcgctctgcgctgctggtaaactctggataacatggttaatgttgaattccacctcgtgggcacgtcgcacaacagtcggtgagcgggcagttggaggcggcgctgcgctgccctgagagtggcagcatctgtgctggacttcctgaaatgcgcacagatgcggcgcaccttcgtgagcaaatcagacagattggggtatgtcttgaggaaaggctgaactatcagatttaacacatgggccaggcatggcacatgtgtcagtctgccgagttgcagagccgccaccaggttacggccgttgcacacacaaccatgcctggcttcaggttcagcggtgccagccacagatcagtctgcgccgtgatgccctgtaatagttcttgggcggtgtgccttttatcgcctaggctcagcagtttgagcaccgcctgctgtcgcttagcgacggcactgctgctgtgcctagagctagcgactgatggcgccatgcccacggatggtagttcggaggaggaggtggaggaggggtgggaggaggaggaggcatagtatgcctgaaagacctggaccgaggtaggccccgcaatcctcggcgtcggcagtatatgaccagccccagggtcagactcggtcccagcctccaccaagttaacccaatgtgccgtcagcgatatatagtggccctgcccggcagcactcgtccacgtgtccgtggtcaggtggaccttgtcagaaacggcgttggtcagggcacggatgatgttgtctgacacgtgctggtgcagggctgggacggcacatcgggaaaagtagtggcggctggggccgaataccgaggggcggccgccgccatgaggttgcgaaaggcctcggtctctactagcctatagggcagcatctccaggctaagcaatctggagatgtggacattaagggcttgggcgtgcgggtgggttgcactatatttccgtttcctctccagcgtctggggtatggagagctgaacgctggtggatgctgtggaggatcgtggaggcgacgatggggtttttttgccagggtcctgggcagggggctgactatcagctgacacaggggaaggagcagtggtgtgcacggccggaggtgaacgggcttggtgccactgagtggggtgtttagcattcatatgcctgcgcatactggtggtagttaagctagtagtggtggaatccctgctgatcctggtttggcaaaggttgcacaccacagtccgtcggtcatccggtgtttctttaaagaacctccagacttcttaaaatctagccctcgccacgggagcttgactacgggcaacatttggcgctgatgcacctgctctggccctgcctctccgtctggccccaccactgcctcttccaacctgttctggtcgaggactcgcctccgtctcagaagcactgtgttcacccggcctctcaacccagcttgggtctgtcacctcatcatcctccgatccctcagtctgctcccccctcggacttcctgccctgacaacaacttcaccactgtctgacaaccgtgtctcctcatcgtcgggacttcttccactacgtcaagaaggtcatcatcacccacagactgcgactggtggaaaacctgggcatcggaaaattgctcagcagcaaccggacaagtggtttgtgactgtgggaagggtccagaaaacagttcctcagagtatgccggttcaaatgccaaattttcctgggagggggcagactgggggggaggagtgccgatttcggtgacatgggtggactgcgtggaagactgactggtggacaaattgctcgaagcattgtcggcaatccacgacatcacctgttcgcactgttctggcctcaacagtgctctaccacgagtcccagtaacttcagacatgaacctagggagtgtagctctgcggcgttcccctgctccctcatcagcaggtggtgtctcaccccgcccaggaccacggcctctgacccctgcagtagttggacgcccacgtccccgccctcgtcctctacccctagccctcgggttaaacattttgaaaatgaaagttataactttaatttttttaaaacttttttttgtgttttttcgtgttttttttttttttttgtgttttttagtttttaaaaccaaacgatgctatcctatggctatggctattttctagccaagtatgaaagcacactgctatgccagatgagatgacgctgagttatgaaaaaataaacgtaaaataaaaaggaaatggcagactgtgcctaattgaaatccaacccctaataaattttcccacttcggtctttgcgatggatatgtgcgtcactaagcgctaaacacaacggtcgcaagtctcactacaaattcctcacaatttgctagtagatgcactgcagcaactacagccaccagcagatcaaccagaaataaaatatatataacgctattgtaggcgtaagtaagccgtttggattctcctttggctattttctagccaagtatgaaagcacactgctatgccagatgagatgacgctgagttatgaaaaaataaacgtaaaataaaaagtaaatggcagactgtgcctaattgaaatcaaacccctaataaattttccaactttggtgtttgaggtggatatgtgtgtcactaagaactaaacacaacggtagcaagtccccctgcaaattcctcacaatatggtactagctgcaaataaaaaaaaaaaaagtataacgttattgtagccctaaaaagggctgttgggttcttgtagaatcactcctgcctaacactattctaatagaacaccttaACGCTttacctgaccagcagcagctctctccctagcggcatccagacacagaatgatccgagcatcgcaggcaggggctagtctatcccagggtcacctgatctggccagccaaccgctgctatcgacgtgtaagggtaccacgtcatgctgggtggagtacagagtctcttggcttgtgattggctctgtttctggccgccaaaaagcaaaacggcgggagctgccattttctcgagcgggcgaagtattcgtccgagcaacgagcagtttcgagtacgctaatgcttgaacgagcatcaagctcggacgagtatgttcgctcatctctaacttatACCCATTGATGCTCCACAAGAGGATTTGGGGAAATAAGCAAATACGGTTTCCAagatgttaaatggaaaacaatggggcagatttacttatccggtccatttgcgatccagggcgctttctctgcggtggattcgggtcttcgggtaattcactaaggtagttcctccgccgtccaccaggtggcgctgctatgctgaagttccccgaggcccgctggaatgccctgaaattcaccggcctattcctagtgaaggtaagtgcaaatttttttaaatgcggcagtttttccgaatccgtcaggttttcattcggccacgccccccccccccacgatttccatcgcgtgcatgccggcgccaaagcgccacaatccgatcgcgtgcgccaaattccggggcaatacagggaaaatcgttgcaaatcggaaatattcgggtaacatatcgggaaaacccgaatcgggcccttagtaaatgaccccgaaTGTCTCCTttttctaccttgtaaggcagcccccttaacaccaagcacaacctacaagaagtctaataagatgatgtgggattaagccaaaccagtatatctattctagaaggaaGCGATTCCCAGCACTTACACCCTGAACCTGGTCCATAGCCAAACCAgatccctacgctgtactgaagagacccaacaagTTCAGAACAGCGCTGTcttcagttgggagtctgttccctctggtatagatatactggtttggatttatcctgcatcatgtcaataggcttcctgaaagtcatgcttgatgtcaagagagCCGCCTTACAAGGTTCTTagagaaagtccagagcagcacccAATGGAAGAGCGGGTGCAAGCCTACTTGGGCCGGGCAACAGGTCCTCAGTAAtataaagtggaaaaaaggcagcactccggggtTCAGATAAAACTAGAAAGTCCTCTTTATTCCATATCCCAATACAGCAACGTTTTGGCTCAgtgtgagcctttttcaagccaagtgtgAATGGtgcatacagtatgtatacaaATCCAGCTGAATCACATGATCACAATCAATTTGGTCACATGATCACATAATCCCATCCCACTTTTTAACACATTTCATAATAGAAACATTTATAAACAAACATCTACTTGTGGATACATTTTGTATTCCGATAATACACAGTAATTCATATTATGTAAAGTGCAAACAGATATATAAAGTGCCGGCACATGGAATGTATACTGCGCATCTCATattcataaaaataagaaaagaccCGAGCGGGCACATAGGCAACTCACCACCTCGTTCGCTACATGCTAGCTGCTAGAAAAGTTTTACGCGTGACAACATATGAACGCAGGAAGAAGTAGAGTGCATTCAGTACAAGCAATGgggtttattttttattctcACTTTTGTTTCCTAAAACTTATTGAAAGAATAGAAGTAAAATCAATAGATGTGAACAATGACCTCAATATTAAATATGGATACAATCCAAACACTTCAATATTAGAGCtacaataatttattattattattattattattattattattctgtttcCAGATTCTTTGTTTCTAGATCTAACACTACAAAAGCTTTATATGATCAGTATAGAGATAGTCAAATTGAGTCAATTGTCTGACTAATGTAAGAATATTTCTATACTGAGGTCACTGCAGTTGTAGCTACACAACGCACTCACAAGGGGGCGTCACATTTCAAAAGCAATTCTGAGAGATAATTTTCCCAACATtaaatcaactttattttttttttagttatcggCTTATTATCTGCATCTGCACCTCTGATCTAGATGCTTTACCAGGGACAAGACTCTGCAGTATCTTCCATAAATACTCCCTGAGCCGCGCCATCatataaattaaatatatagaatGTAACAATAAAAAACTATTCCAGGCTAAAACCAAGGCAAAAAAATCCAGAAAGTAGGTTCCATAGACGTTGATTGTCACATACAGAGCAAAACACCAGAAGGAGACAATAGTGAATTTTATGGTCTTGGTATAAGCGTCCATGCGACCGGTGACATTGTTCTCACGTCTCATCCGGCACATGTGATGGAACAAAGATCCTAGAAGAGCGAAGCAGGAGACGGCGTAGAAGAAGAAGGGCAGAACGTTCCACAGCATATACAATACGTACATCATGAAGCCGAGACGATCTAAGCCATTGTCTGACTGAGTGGAATTGTTCCAGGTGACCGGCAAATGTAACAAGAAAACAACCAATGAGTAACCAATGGACAGAAGCACAAAGATAATAGTCAGTCCAAGAagtctctgtgtaatcatcttcCTAAGACAAAGAAAGAAGACGTTGTGGAAGTTGCTGATCTTCAGACTGTAGAAAACCGATAGGAGAACTGAAAAACAGATATTGCAGTACACAGAATAATTTCCAAGGAAATAAATAGCAACATCAAAGGCTTCAGAATGTTCACCATTGAATATGATCCAGGATACATTAAATAATATAATTAACTGGAAGATGATCCTTGATGTTGCGATGCCAGTGATCAGGTGGTCAGCGGGGGTCAGGGGTCGTCCTTTCAGACAGTCCAAGGCAGTGACTCCTACGATGAAGAGATTAGTCATCAGTCCGGCTGTATACGAGATCTCCACCGCAATGACAAGACCCAGCTGTGGGATATAGTAAGTGTTCTCCGCCATCTCTTCTgtttagtctcctgacttgtatTGGAAACATTGAGTGATTGCTTTTATCTGTTTATCTGATGCAAATATCTATACAAATTAGTGAAACGCTCAAAGTCTTATGAAGTATCACCGGCAGCTTAATGCGGTTAGAGAGGAATAAAtctagaaatataatgcaaattTCTCAtctttaggctggattcacacgaccggtgcccgccgtaccgtagcacggcgggcacgcggcagcgcgtggggagaggaggagggggagagcgctgctcaccccctcccctctccatagggatacatggctcacggcgccgtatgccctgaaaaaataggacagccGCAGTAGTGcgccgcacgcccattgccgtctatgggggacgtatatcggccgtatatacgtctgccgtatatacgtcccccttgcggtcgcGTGAATGCAATCTTAGATCTACAGTAAATCTTATTAGACTCGTGTGATGCCCTGCACCCTCTCAGGGGTATGTAGGTTCTGCTTAGTACCATTATTCACAGATACCCCTAATCCAAATGGACTGAGGAGTAAGAGATAGTGGCCCATGTAACCTCCAGAATGGCACAACACTAGGggatctttcacattggtgttgggcATCCGttccgttttgtctccgttgtgtctcctttttttcttctgttttttctCTGTGTCTGCTGGTTTTTAGCCAGTGATAAACATGGACGCTTCATCCCTTTTTTTGTgggcccatagacttctattgccctccatgatccgcatcagtgaaaaaaataggtaacgtttcatcattttttccaaggacaatggatcagtgaaaatacaagccaatgtgaaaacagccATAGAAATCAATAGATTTTTGAGTCATCCGTGGAAATCACAACAAGGCCAATGAGAAAGAGCCCTAACTCACAACATACTGAGCAACCCCTTCACTGGCCCCAATGAGAGTGATCCTTGTCAGCGCGGTAGGACTGTCGGCAGTTCCTTGTTAGATATAATTGGGCCAAAAACCAGCCCAGGTAGCATAAAACTTTGGACTAAGAACACAGGTCATGAGTTCAGGGATTGAGATAGAAGAGTAGGAAAAATTAATTGCCTTTAAGGGAAGACTAGACAACACAGTATATGCACTAGTGAAATTAACTTACAATGGTCAGAAATACAAATACAATAGGAAATACAATCAACACTGGAATGTGGAGAAGGCAGTCTTCAGGACCTGGAATGTGGCCTCGCTGTTGATTGTCCAATACCTTGTTGCTTCTACTTAACCGAATCTTTAAGCGGCTTCACCATGGTAGTTTAGTGTGGAACATACCTCCTATACCTAGCAGTACCCAGGAAAGACGTCATCCATTTCTTTGTCCCGGGAGTAAACCACCACATCATAACCCACCTACCCACTACATCCATACCAGTAGGTTAGTTTTTCAAATTGACAACATGAACTATAGTACTAATGACGTTGATGTCAGGAAGATCAGCCCAAGGGGGTTTAGTGTGAACATACTAGGACGTTGATCACCAAAAGTCTGTCCCTAGAAAAACACTTGCAGGAACATTCAATGATATCCATTCCTCTTGCATTCCCATCCCAGTACCCCCAGTTCAAACACACCTTGGCCATGGTCAACACTGATTGGCCTACTCCAATCTCAGAGACGGCAATGGTTTTCCTGGCTCTTCAGTAAACCCTTAGGAGTGCCATCACAGTGCCCAAAAGTCTCATGGACAGGCCTACGATGAC contains the following coding sequences:
- the LOC140122966 gene encoding taste receptor type 2 member 40-like; this translates as MAENTYYIPQLGLVIAVEISYTAGLMTNLFIVGVTALDCLKGRPLTPADHLITGIATSRIIFQLIILFNVSWIIFNGEHSEAFDVAIYFLGNYSVYCNICFSVLLSVFYSLKISNFHNVFFLCLRKMITQRLLGLTIIFVLLSIGYSLVVFLLHLPVTWNNSTQSDNGLDRLGFMMYVLYMLWNVLPFFFYAVSCFALLGSLFHHMCRMRRENNVTGRMDAYTKTIKFTIVSFWCFALYVTINVYGTYFLDFFALVLAWNSFLLLHSIYLIYMMARLREYLWKILQSLVPGKASRSEVQMQIISR